A genomic region of Runella rosea contains the following coding sequences:
- a CDS encoding S41 family peptidase has product MRFLPFLALLAGFWGNGSHTSAQGTRLLRQPTVSDRAIVFVYADDLWLVDRDGGNAQRLTTHEGTESLPHFSPDGSLIAFSAQYAGNTDVYVIPASGGEPKRLTWHPGEDAVQGWTPDGQSVVFRSGRSGYPTAIAKFFKVNIKGGFQEELPIPQAHAGEISADGQMAAYQTIGFWDPEWRNYRGGQAQPIWIVDLKTLTLKTTPQTDRERHTDPVWYKDMVYFLSERDYANNIWSFNPKTNELKQVTFHKDFDVKSLDASNDRILYEQGGYLHLLDPQTGQAKQLIINVQGDFTWALPRWQDVRPSALLNASLSPTGKRALFEYRGDIFTVPKENGDWRNISHSPGAADRSPVWSPNGQKIAWFSDASGEYQLMISDQEGLEKPRAVALPTPTFYFKPQWSPDSKYISYTDTDYNLWVIEIDGGQPKKIDTERFAHPNRSLNPVWSPDSKWIAYARILDNQHKAIKVYNLETGQTHQLTDGMSDAISPVWDASGKYLYFLASTNFALNTGWLDMSSYQMPVTRGVYMIVLAKGDPSPFLPKSDEEIVEKIEKKEEPPTDDKSKKTDKKGKEAPKKDEKTEPKKGIVVKIDLDGLDQRILALPKVAVKDYDQIIEGPEGSLFFTENIPDQPGFILHKYTLKDQKNEDFLKGIQYAVTAHDRKNLLYRSEGSWGIIATANPPKPGDGKLNMAGMKIQIDPKAEYKQIFREGWRYQRDFLYVNNTHGAPWNDVYQWYSPWIDHVRHRTDLNYVVDILGGEIAVGHSYTSGGDFPTLDNNNPAGLLGADFSIENGLYRLKTIFTGENWNPELRAPLSGPGIDVKEGDYLLEINGVPLTAEMDIYGLLEGTANRQIKIRVGATTYLKTAKLITVVPIANEAQLRTRAWVEGNRRKVSELSNGQLAYVWIPNTGNGGYEYFNRYYFAQQDKKGAVIDERNNGGGSAADYIVDVLARKLQGYFNSRANDHKPFTTPMAGLWGPKVMIINERAGSGGDLMPFLFRQAKVGPLVGTRTWGGLVGTWDTPPFIDGGRMVAPRGGFYDVDGKWSVEGEGIAPDVEVHQDPAKVAKGEDPQLEKSVQVALELLKTQGVTLKPEPEAPIRYKRPQK; this is encoded by the coding sequence ATGCGATTTCTACCCTTTCTAGCGTTGTTAGCTGGTTTTTGGGGCAACGGTAGCCACACCTCCGCGCAAGGCACTCGTCTGCTGCGCCAACCGACCGTCAGCGACCGCGCCATTGTCTTTGTGTATGCCGACGACCTTTGGCTCGTTGACCGCGACGGCGGCAATGCCCAACGCCTCACCACCCACGAAGGCACCGAATCTCTCCCTCATTTTTCGCCCGACGGCAGCCTAATTGCTTTTTCGGCTCAGTACGCGGGCAATACCGATGTGTACGTTATTCCTGCCAGTGGCGGCGAACCCAAACGCCTCACGTGGCATCCAGGAGAAGACGCCGTGCAGGGCTGGACGCCCGACGGGCAAAGTGTCGTTTTTCGTTCGGGGCGCAGTGGCTATCCAACCGCCATCGCTAAGTTTTTCAAAGTCAACATCAAGGGCGGATTTCAGGAAGAACTGCCCATTCCACAAGCCCACGCGGGAGAGATTTCAGCCGATGGCCAAATGGCGGCCTACCAAACCATCGGCTTTTGGGACCCCGAATGGCGTAATTATCGCGGCGGACAGGCCCAACCCATCTGGATTGTGGACTTAAAAACCCTTACGCTTAAAACTACTCCCCAAACCGACCGCGAGCGCCATACCGACCCCGTTTGGTACAAAGACATGGTCTATTTTCTCTCTGAGCGCGATTATGCCAACAATATTTGGTCGTTCAACCCCAAAACCAATGAGCTGAAGCAGGTCACCTTTCACAAAGATTTTGACGTAAAAAGTCTGGATGCTTCCAATGACCGCATCCTGTATGAACAGGGAGGCTACCTCCACCTACTCGACCCGCAAACTGGACAAGCCAAACAATTGATAATCAACGTACAGGGAGATTTTACGTGGGCATTGCCGCGTTGGCAAGATGTGCGCCCGTCGGCCCTGTTGAATGCGTCCCTTTCTCCCACGGGCAAACGGGCTTTGTTTGAATACCGAGGCGATATTTTTACCGTTCCCAAAGAAAACGGCGATTGGCGCAACATCAGCCACAGCCCCGGCGCCGCCGACCGCTCGCCCGTGTGGTCGCCCAATGGTCAGAAGATTGCTTGGTTTTCGGATGCCAGCGGTGAATATCAGTTGATGATTTCGGATCAAGAAGGACTCGAAAAACCGCGCGCAGTGGCCTTGCCCACTCCCACATTTTACTTTAAACCCCAGTGGTCGCCCGACAGCAAATACATTTCGTATACCGACACGGATTATAATTTATGGGTTATTGAAATTGACGGCGGCCAACCCAAAAAGATTGATACCGAGCGTTTCGCGCACCCAAATCGCAGTCTGAACCCCGTTTGGTCACCAGATAGCAAATGGATTGCCTACGCCCGTATTTTGGACAATCAGCACAAAGCCATCAAAGTCTATAACCTTGAAACGGGCCAAACGCATCAATTGACCGACGGCATGTCAGACGCCATTTCGCCCGTGTGGGATGCCAGCGGAAAGTATTTGTATTTTTTAGCAAGTACTAATTTTGCGCTAAACACGGGCTGGCTCGACATGAGTTCATACCAAATGCCCGTTACCCGTGGTGTATACATGATTGTTTTGGCAAAAGGCGACCCCTCTCCTTTTCTGCCCAAAAGTGACGAAGAAATCGTAGAAAAAATCGAAAAGAAAGAAGAGCCTCCCACCGACGACAAGTCCAAGAAAACGGATAAAAAAGGCAAAGAAGCGCCCAAAAAGGACGAAAAAACAGAGCCCAAAAAAGGAATTGTGGTAAAAATAGATTTGGACGGCCTTGACCAACGCATTCTGGCATTGCCCAAAGTTGCGGTAAAAGATTATGACCAGATCATTGAAGGCCCAGAAGGTTCTCTGTTTTTTACCGAAAATATCCCCGACCAGCCTGGCTTTATTCTCCATAAATATACCCTCAAAGACCAGAAAAACGAAGATTTTTTGAAGGGCATTCAATACGCCGTTACCGCGCACGACCGCAAGAATTTGCTGTATCGCAGCGAAGGTTCATGGGGCATTATAGCCACCGCCAATCCCCCTAAACCGGGCGATGGAAAGCTGAACATGGCAGGCATGAAAATTCAGATTGACCCTAAAGCCGAATATAAGCAAATCTTCCGCGAAGGCTGGCGCTATCAGCGGGACTTCCTGTACGTAAACAACACCCACGGCGCTCCTTGGAACGATGTGTATCAATGGTATTCCCCTTGGATTGACCACGTTCGCCACCGCACCGATCTCAATTACGTAGTCGATATTTTGGGCGGAGAAATTGCCGTAGGGCACTCCTATACCTCAGGTGGCGATTTTCCTACCTTGGACAACAACAATCCTGCGGGACTTTTGGGCGCAGATTTTAGCATTGAAAACGGATTGTATCGCCTAAAAACCATTTTTACGGGCGAAAACTGGAACCCTGAATTACGCGCTCCGCTCTCCGGCCCGGGCATCGACGTCAAAGAAGGTGATTATCTGTTGGAAATCAACGGCGTGCCCCTTACGGCAGAGATGGATATTTATGGTTTATTGGAAGGAACGGCCAATCGTCAAATCAAAATTCGTGTAGGTGCTACGACCTACTTAAAAACTGCTAAATTGATTACGGTCGTACCCATTGCCAATGAAGCACAGCTCCGCACTCGCGCGTGGGTAGAAGGCAATCGTCGCAAGGTATCCGAACTTTCCAACGGCCAGTTGGCCTACGTATGGATTCCCAATACGGGCAATGGTGGCTACGAGTATTTTAACCGTTATTATTTTGCCCAACAGGATAAAAAGGGGGCAGTGATTGACGAGCGTAACAACGGCGGCGGTTCAGCAGCAGACTATATTGTGGATGTTTTGGCCCGAAAATTACAAGGATATTTCAACAGTCGCGCCAATGACCATAAGCCATTCACCACGCCAATGGCAGGACTTTGGGGCCCTAAAGTAATGATTATCAATGAGCGCGCTGGCTCTGGGGGTGATTTGATGCCGTTCTTGTTCCGCCAAGCCAAAGTCGGTCCGTTGGTAGGCACCCGTACCTGGGGAGGGTTGGTCGGAACATGGGACACCCCGCCCTTTATCGACGGTGGTCGCATGGTAGCGCCTCGCGGTGGTTTTTATGATGTGGACGGAAAATGGTCGGTAGAAGGAGAAGGCATTGCGCCCGATGTGGAGGTTCACCAAGACCCCGCCAAAGTAGCCAAGGGAGAAGACCCGCAACTGGAAAAATCGGTACAGGTAGCGTTGGAATTGTTGAAGACGCAAGGCGTAACGCTCAAACCAGAGCCAGAAGCACCTATTCGATATAAAAGACCACAGAAGTAG
- a CDS encoding GmrSD restriction endonuclease domain-containing protein — translation MASVTHVSEKYSDFISRIESGRVRIPHFQRNFVWELKASAKLVDSMLKGYPIGTFILWQTQEELRSVRSIGNLSFPEQRNGESVYYILDGQQRITSFFAAITGAKIERERGKVDNFSEIYINLMAGEDDDIVITETNGLPEKSYIRVTDLINGSFALLGSFPTEYHESLLKFQNNIRGWNFNITYLNDAKIDVATDVFTRLNVGGKTLSLFEIMVAKTYKAPKVFQAIENETNNENSFDLLDSYQKLIEELKHSKYDTISPSTILQVVSILLVGGCTRKQILELEKEAFISIWESAVKAIKASVDYFRTFGIPVSELLPYNALVVPFSYCFYKHPDVPVGEMQRRLEDFFWRCALGSRYSSGVENKLANDIQKIDKILDNKLPYYEWSINISPEELKRNGWFGTSRSFIKGILCLYAMQKPKSFHNHFDVLIDNSWLKKSTSKNYHHFFPIAFMRREYPTMDYWRYNHILNITIVDDFLNKRIIRDKAPARYMKEIGNNNNRLAETLLTHFISDFQDFGVEQNDYEMFFNARAIIVSSELKKRIVSEVATGEEEQQTEEEYNEEN, via the coding sequence ATGGCATCAGTAACACACGTATCCGAAAAATACTCAGATTTTATCAGTCGTATCGAATCAGGCAGGGTAAGAATCCCACACTTCCAACGAAACTTTGTTTGGGAACTGAAAGCATCGGCCAAATTGGTCGACAGTATGCTCAAAGGGTATCCTATTGGAACATTTATTTTATGGCAGACGCAGGAAGAACTGAGATCGGTCAGGAGTATTGGTAATTTATCCTTCCCCGAGCAGCGCAATGGAGAGTCTGTGTACTATATTCTGGACGGCCAACAGCGCATCACGTCATTTTTTGCGGCCATTACGGGGGCAAAAATTGAAAGAGAAAGAGGAAAAGTAGATAATTTCTCTGAAATTTATATTAACTTAATGGCAGGCGAAGATGACGATATAGTCATTACCGAAACCAATGGACTACCTGAAAAAAGCTACATTCGAGTTACCGATTTAATCAATGGGAGTTTTGCTTTACTTGGTTCATTCCCGACCGAATATCATGAAAGTCTGTTAAAGTTTCAGAACAACATCAGAGGATGGAATTTTAATATTACCTATCTAAACGATGCCAAAATTGATGTGGCAACGGATGTGTTCACACGCTTGAACGTAGGCGGTAAAACCTTATCTCTTTTTGAGATTATGGTAGCAAAGACCTATAAAGCTCCAAAGGTATTTCAGGCAATAGAAAATGAAACTAACAATGAAAATAGTTTTGATTTACTGGACAGTTATCAAAAGCTAATTGAGGAGTTAAAACATTCTAAATACGATACAATATCACCATCAACCATCCTTCAAGTTGTATCTATATTATTGGTGGGGGGATGCACTCGCAAACAGATATTGGAACTGGAAAAAGAAGCCTTTATATCTATCTGGGAAAGTGCTGTAAAAGCCATAAAAGCAAGCGTAGATTATTTCCGAACCTTTGGCATACCCGTATCCGAATTATTGCCGTATAATGCTCTTGTTGTGCCTTTTAGCTATTGTTTCTATAAACATCCTGATGTACCGGTAGGCGAAATGCAAAGGCGATTGGAAGACTTCTTTTGGCGTTGTGCATTGGGCAGCAGGTATTCTTCGGGCGTTGAAAATAAGCTTGCCAATGATATACAAAAAATTGATAAAATTTTGGATAACAAACTACCGTACTATGAATGGAGTATTAATATTTCTCCCGAAGAACTAAAGAGAAATGGATGGTTTGGTACGAGTCGAAGCTTCATAAAAGGCATATTATGTTTATATGCTATGCAAAAGCCTAAATCATTCCATAACCATTTTGATGTTTTGATAGATAACAGTTGGCTGAAAAAATCTACGAGTAAAAATTATCATCATTTCTTTCCGATTGCTTTTATGAGGCGAGAATATCCTACAATGGATTACTGGAGATATAATCATATTCTGAATATCACGATTGTAGATGACTTCCTGAATAAGCGTATCATTAGAGATAAAGCACCTGCCAGATACATGAAAGAAATAGGCAATAATAACAATAGACTCGCAGAAACTCTGCTAACACACTTCATTAGTGATTTTCAGGATTTTGGTGTCGAACAAAATGACTATGAAATGTTTTTCAATGCACGTGCAATCATTGTAAGTTCAGAGTTGAAAAAAAGAATTGTAAGCGAAGTCGCTACTGGGGAAGAAGAACAACAGACAGAGGAAGAATATAACGAAGAAAACTAA